A window of Selenomonas ruminantium subsp. lactilytica TAM6421 contains these coding sequences:
- the sufB gene encoding Fe-S cluster assembly protein SufB has product MAEKKKTYVEDIERTLYDIKNEDHSVYKSHSGLTPEIVRDISRRKNDPEWMTEFRLQSLDVYNSLELPTWGPSLTELNMDDIVTYVQPDAKMTGKWEEVPEDIKDTFDRLGIPEAEKTSLGGVGAQYDSEVVYHSIQEDMVKQGVIYTDMETALREHGDIVKEYFMTLVPPKDHKFAALHGAVWSGGSFVYVPEGVHVEMPLQSYFRLNAAGAGQFEHTLIIVEKNASLHFIEGCSAPKYNVTNLHAGCVELFVKEGARLRYSTIENWSRNMMNLNTKRALVEKDGLIEWVSGSFGSHISCLYPCSVLHGENARCEFTGVTFASKGQNLDTGASVIHAAPHTSANINTRTISKAGGKATYRSAVKVTKNAPYAKCSVNCESLMLDNLSRSDTLPVMDIEGDEADIGHEAKIGRISDEAIFYLTSRGIDEEEARAMIVRGFVEPIAKELPLEYALEMNNLVNIELEGTMG; this is encoded by the coding sequence ATGGCGGAAAAGAAGAAAACTTATGTGGAGGACATTGAACGCACCCTCTACGACATCAAGAACGAAGACCATTCGGTCTACAAATCCCATAGCGGCCTGACGCCGGAAATCGTGCGGGATATTTCCCGGCGCAAGAACGACCCGGAATGGATGACGGAATTCCGTTTGCAATCTCTGGACGTCTACAATTCTCTGGAGCTGCCCACATGGGGGCCGTCTTTGACAGAGCTCAATATGGACGATATTGTGACCTATGTGCAGCCTGATGCCAAGATGACCGGCAAGTGGGAGGAAGTTCCCGAAGATATCAAGGACACCTTCGACCGTTTGGGCATTCCCGAAGCAGAAAAGACTTCGCTGGGCGGTGTTGGTGCCCAGTATGACTCCGAGGTGGTCTATCATTCCATTCAGGAAGATATGGTCAAGCAGGGCGTTATCTACACGGATATGGAAACGGCCCTGCGGGAGCATGGCGATATAGTCAAAGAGTATTTTATGACGCTCGTGCCGCCTAAGGATCATAAGTTTGCGGCCTTGCATGGTGCCGTCTGGTCCGGCGGTTCCTTTGTCTACGTTCCCGAAGGCGTCCATGTGGAAATGCCCTTGCAGAGTTATTTCCGCCTCAATGCCGCCGGGGCGGGTCAGTTCGAACACACGCTGATCATCGTGGAGAAAAATGCCAGCCTGCACTTCATTGAGGGCTGTTCGGCACCGAAGTATAATGTGACCAATCTCCATGCCGGCTGCGTGGAACTCTTTGTCAAGGAAGGGGCGCGGCTGCGTTATTCCACCATTGAGAACTGGTCGAGAAATATGATGAACCTCAACACCAAGCGGGCCTTGGTGGAGAAGGACGGCCTGATTGAATGGGTGTCCGGTTCCTTCGGTTCCCATATCTCCTGCCTGTACCCCTGCAGTGTGCTCCACGGGGAAAACGCCCGCTGTGAGTTCACGGGCGTGACCTTTGCTTCCAAGGGGCAGAATCTCGATACGGGAGCCAGCGTCATCCATGCGGCACCCCATACTTCCGCCAACATCAACACCCGCACCATTTCCAAGGCGGGGGGCAAGGCCACTTACCGCAGTGCAGTCAAGGTCACGAAGAATGCTCCTTATGCCAAGTGTTCCGTGAACTGCGAATCCCTGATGCTGGATAATTTGTCCCGCAGTGATACTCTGCCAGTCATGGATATCGAAGGGGATGAGGCGGATATTGGCCATGAAGCTAAGATTGGCCGCATCAGCGATGAAGCCATCTTCTATCTGACCAGCCGCGGCATCGACGAGGAAGAGGCCCGGGCCATGATTGTCCGTGGTTTCGTGGAGCCGATTGCCAAGGAATTGCCGCTGGAATACGCGCTGGAAATGAACAATCTCGTGAATATCGAGCTTGAAGGTACCATGGGTTAA
- a CDS encoding ABC transporter substrate-binding protein codes for MKRGFAIYLAFLLFLTCFLGWYLTRPKVLTIGLFAGSNWNVPEGDSYALLEEAIKRFEAEHPGVTVKYVSGIRKEDYSEWLAERLLKGEEPDIFVVPGEDFNLYASIGALQPLDRSMNGDGAFDPSVYYPGALDYGRYQGVSYALPLGAVTTLMFVNKTLLAQEGIPIPDNNWTWQDFLRICKAVTKDTDGDGRLDQFGVYDYTWRKAALTNDVQIFAEDGKSADFTDSRMEEVMRFMLELHAVSGGQEVTAKDFDMGRVAFRPFTFAEYRTYKPYPWRIKKYSTFEWDCIKLPAGPSGSNSSIMQVMLVGISARSSEPRLAWEFLKTVCYDPAIQEMMLTKSQGLPVRRDVVESARAQALFTATTPGSEAMNLKTVSEVIADSRTEPKFPRYKEAMNLADNRIFHAVQENTSLSNALSQVQKEINIYLQR; via the coding sequence GTGAAGCGGGGATTTGCTATTTACTTAGCTTTTTTGCTGTTTTTGACCTGTTTCCTGGGCTGGTATCTTACCAGGCCCAAGGTGCTTACCATAGGGCTGTTTGCGGGCAGTAACTGGAATGTGCCCGAGGGGGACTCTTATGCCTTGCTGGAGGAAGCCATCAAGCGTTTCGAAGCAGAACATCCAGGCGTGACCGTGAAGTATGTCAGCGGCATCCGCAAGGAGGATTATTCGGAATGGCTGGCGGAACGACTGCTCAAGGGGGAAGAGCCGGATATCTTTGTGGTGCCCGGTGAGGATTTTAATCTCTATGCCTCCATCGGTGCCCTGCAGCCTCTTGACCGTTCCATGAACGGGGATGGGGCTTTCGATCCCTCTGTTTACTATCCGGGGGCACTTGATTATGGGCGTTATCAGGGGGTCAGCTATGCTTTACCGTTGGGGGCCGTGACGACTTTGATGTTTGTCAATAAAACCCTGCTGGCCCAGGAGGGAATCCCCATTCCGGATAATAACTGGACATGGCAGGATTTTCTGCGGATCTGTAAGGCTGTTACCAAGGATACGGATGGTGATGGCCGTCTGGACCAGTTTGGCGTCTATGATTATACCTGGCGCAAGGCCGCTTTGACCAATGATGTGCAGATATTTGCGGAGGATGGGAAGAGTGCCGATTTCACGGACAGCCGTATGGAAGAAGTCATGCGCTTCATGCTGGAACTTCATGCCGTCAGCGGGGGGCAGGAGGTCACGGCCAAGGATTTCGACATGGGCAGGGTGGCTTTTCGTCCCTTCACCTTTGCCGAGTACCGCACCTATAAACCTTATCCCTGGCGTATCAAGAAATACAGTACCTTTGAATGGGATTGTATCAAACTGCCCGCCGGTCCATCCGGCAGCAATTCCTCCATCATGCAGGTCATGCTGGTGGGCATCAGTGCCCGCAGTAGTGAACCTCGGCTGGCCTGGGAATTTTTGAAGACCGTTTGCTATGATCCGGCTATTCAGGAAATGATGCTGACCAAATCCCAGGGGCTGCCTGTACGCCGGGATGTGGTGGAGTCAGCCCGAGCCCAAGCGTTGTTCACCGCCACGACACCGGGCAGCGAGGCGATGAACCTCAAAACCGTCAGTGAAGTTATCGCCGATTCCCGGACGGAACCGAAATTCCCCCGCTATAAGGAAGCGATGAATCTGGCCGACAACCGCATTTTCCATGCCGTACAGGAAAATACTTCTCTCAGCAATGCTTTAAGTCAGGTGCAGAAGGAAATCAATATATATCTGCAGCGTTGA
- a CDS encoding flavin reductase family protein, with product MAIKEIRPDDFNESVFKVIGKEWLLLTGEADGKSNAMTASWGGMGIMWGKPVAYVFIRPSRYTKEFVDKAEGLTISVFGEDRRQMMNYFGTVSGRDEDKIAKAGLTVKHDNGRTYYDEARVTMLCRKLYAQELKQECFIDKAADERWYQDDYHTMYIVEIEKILVQE from the coding sequence ATGGCAATAAAAGAGATCCGTCCCGATGATTTCAACGAGAGCGTGTTCAAGGTGATCGGCAAGGAATGGCTGCTGCTGACCGGCGAAGCCGATGGCAAGAGCAATGCCATGACCGCTTCCTGGGGCGGCATGGGCATTATGTGGGGCAAACCCGTGGCCTATGTGTTCATCCGTCCTTCCCGTTATACCAAGGAGTTTGTGGATAAGGCTGAGGGACTGACCATCTCGGTGTTCGGTGAAGACCGCCGGCAGATGATGAATTACTTCGGCACGGTGTCCGGCCGGGATGAGGATAAGATTGCCAAGGCCGGCCTGACGGTGAAGCATGACAATGGCCGTACCTATTATGATGAAGCCCGGGTAACCATGCTTTGCCGCAAGCTCTACGCTCAGGAACTCAAGCAGGAATGCTTTATCGACAAGGCCGCGGATGAGCGTTGGTATCAGGATGATTATCATACCATGTATATTGTCGAAATCGAGAAGATTCTCGTACAGGAGTAA
- a CDS encoding Crp/Fnr family transcriptional regulator: protein MASEAKEKLIPLLKKCSLAQGMNDEEVGELLASAQVRLREYPKGEIVFHEGDMPHSLYILLSGEVHILKDTFSGRRIFLSEINEPGDMFGEVYEVLKQPYDMYVETVTEVRLLEISSGLFSWDAGGDLSRSALKIQRNLMRIFARKAYFMHNKLKVLASGSLREKIVRFLFIEMQGKQELELSGSREFMAAYLAVTRPSLSRELSAMQRDGILAVEGKSIKVLDMDRFEEYL, encoded by the coding sequence ATGGCAAGCGAGGCCAAGGAAAAACTCATTCCCTTGCTCAAAAAGTGCTCCCTGGCACAGGGCATGAACGATGAGGAAGTGGGGGAGCTGCTGGCATCGGCCCAGGTGCGTCTGCGGGAATATCCCAAGGGGGAGATCGTCTTCCATGAGGGTGATATGCCTCATTCTTTGTATATCCTTCTTTCCGGGGAAGTGCATATCCTCAAGGATACCTTTTCCGGGCGGCGGATTTTCCTGTCGGAAATCAATGAGCCAGGGGATATGTTCGGAGAAGTCTATGAGGTCCTGAAGCAGCCCTATGATATGTATGTGGAGACTGTTACAGAAGTGCGGCTGCTGGAAATATCCAGCGGACTGTTCAGCTGGGATGCGGGCGGAGACCTGAGCCGCAGTGCCTTGAAGATCCAGCGCAATCTCATGCGCATCTTTGCCCGCAAAGCTTATTTCATGCACAATAAGCTGAAGGTCTTAGCCAGCGGTTCCTTGCGGGAAAAGATTGTCCGCTTCCTGTTTATTGAAATGCAGGGCAAGCAGGAACTGGAACTCAGTGGCAGCCGGGAATTCATGGCTGCGTATCTGGCCGTCACACGCCCCTCCCTATCAAGAGAACTGTCTGCCATGCAGCGGGACGGAATTCTGGCGGTGGAGGGCAAGAGTATAAAAGTTTTGGATATGGATCGTTTTGAAGAATACCTGTAA
- the sufU gene encoding Fe-S cluster assembly sulfur transfer protein SufU, with the protein MALDDVYTEVLGEHSRNPDHKHKLSCATCQMKGKNPSCGDEITIELQVEDGIVKDAAFTGVGCAISQASTDIMAELIRGKSVDDARRLAHKFISMIKGELVDEDELEELDEALALKNVAHMPARVKCAVLAWHTLDDALKEQK; encoded by the coding sequence ATGGCGCTTGACGATGTGTATACGGAAGTTTTAGGAGAGCATAGCCGCAACCCTGACCACAAGCACAAGCTTAGCTGTGCGACCTGTCAGATGAAGGGCAAGAACCCCAGCTGCGGCGACGAAATCACCATTGAACTGCAGGTGGAGGATGGCATCGTCAAGGATGCCGCCTTTACCGGCGTAGGCTGTGCCATTTCCCAGGCCAGTACGGATATCATGGCGGAACTCATCCGCGGCAAGAGCGTGGATGACGCCCGCCGCCTGGCCCATAAGTTCATCTCCATGATCAAGGGAGAGCTGGTGGACGAGGATGAACTGGAAGAGCTGGACGAAGCCCTGGCCCTCAAGAATGTGGCCCATATGCCGGCCCGGGTGAAATGTGCTGTGCTGGCCTGGCATACCTTGGATGATGCTCTCAAGGAACAGAAATAA
- a CDS encoding PTS sugar transporter subunit IIA — translation MTAAKSLCQVLLAPFSGKTVELASVPDPVFAEKLTGDGLAIELNSDTVLAPCDGVISLFFDTKHAFAITTDDGIQILVHVGLDSIILNGEGLTALKKSGDRVKAGTPIIKVDLDVLKKNSINMISPVLVVNYDKVSDLKTRSAGCEVAAGSDEVLQYALAV, via the coding sequence ATGACGGCAGCAAAATCACTATGCCAAGTCCTGTTGGCACCATTCTCAGGAAAGACTGTAGAATTAGCCTCTGTTCCCGATCCTGTATTTGCCGAAAAGCTCACAGGTGACGGTTTGGCTATAGAGCTGAACAGCGATACGGTATTGGCTCCCTGTGATGGCGTGATTTCCCTGTTCTTCGACACGAAACACGCCTTTGCCATCACCACGGATGATGGCATCCAAATCCTGGTACATGTAGGCCTGGACAGCATCATCCTGAACGGCGAAGGCCTGACGGCACTCAAGAAATCCGGGGATCGGGTAAAAGCCGGTACTCCTATCATCAAGGTGGATTTGGATGTGCTCAAGAAGAACTCTATCAACATGATCTCACCGGTGCTGGTCGTAAATTACGATAAGGTATCGGACCTCAAGACACGTTCTGCCGGCTGCGAGGTAGCCGCCGGCAGTGACGAAGTCCTGCAATATGCATTAGCTGTATGA
- a CDS encoding cysteine desulfurase has translation MADAQEFLKDFPLLNHKINGRKVAYLDNGATTQKPEQMIQSICGYYGGCNANPHRGAYALSIKATDIYEGARGRTAQFIKAKRPQEIIFTKNATEALNLVAYSYGLHNVNAGDEIVISISEHHSNCVPWQMVAKAKGATLKYIYLEEDGNLSQEDIETKITERTKIVAVTQVSNVLGLKNDVKAVVQKAHSVGAICVVDGSQSVAHMAVDVSDLDCDFFAFSGHKMLSPMGIGVLYGKYELLDAMEPFLRGGDMIEYVEEQDSTWAEVPAKFEAGTQNVGGAAGLVAAIDYLEKISFERIEAIEADLLNYALPQLRELPFIELYGCDTTRDNKTGIIAFNVKDVHPHDVASILDADGVAVRAGHHCAQPLHRYLGQNATCRASFYLYNTREDIDRWIESLKKVRGVLGYGA, from the coding sequence ATGGCTGATGCACAGGAATTCTTGAAGGATTTTCCCTTATTGAACCATAAGATCAACGGCCGCAAGGTGGCCTATCTCGACAATGGTGCCACCACCCAGAAGCCGGAACAGATGATCCAATCCATCTGCGGCTACTATGGCGGCTGCAATGCCAACCCCCACCGCGGTGCCTATGCCCTGTCCATCAAGGCTACGGATATCTATGAAGGAGCCCGGGGGCGCACGGCACAGTTTATCAAGGCCAAACGCCCCCAGGAAATCATCTTTACGAAGAACGCTACGGAGGCCCTGAACCTGGTGGCCTACAGTTATGGCCTGCACAATGTGAACGCCGGGGATGAGATCGTCATTTCCATTTCCGAGCATCACAGCAACTGCGTGCCCTGGCAGATGGTGGCCAAGGCCAAGGGCGCGACGCTGAAATACATCTATCTTGAGGAAGATGGCAATCTGTCGCAGGAAGATATCGAGACGAAGATTACCGAGCGCACGAAAATCGTGGCGGTCACGCAGGTTTCCAATGTATTGGGGCTCAAGAATGATGTCAAAGCCGTCGTGCAGAAGGCCCATAGCGTTGGTGCCATCTGCGTGGTCGATGGCTCGCAGAGTGTGGCGCATATGGCCGTGGATGTCAGCGACCTCGATTGCGACTTTTTCGCTTTCTCTGGTCATAAGATGCTGTCACCGATGGGCATTGGCGTGCTCTATGGCAAGTATGAACTGTTGGATGCGATGGAACCCTTCCTGCGCGGCGGCGATATGATTGAGTACGTCGAAGAGCAGGATTCCACCTGGGCCGAAGTGCCGGCCAAGTTCGAGGCCGGTACCCAGAATGTGGGCGGCGCGGCAGGCCTTGTGGCGGCAATCGATTATTTGGAAAAGATTTCCTTTGAGCGTATCGAGGCCATCGAAGCGGACTTGCTGAATTACGCCCTGCCGCAATTGCGCGAGCTGCCGTTTATTGAGCTGTACGGCTGCGATACGACGCGGGACAACAAGACGGGAATCATTGCCTTCAATGTGAAGGATGTGCATCCCCATGACGTGGCCTCCATTCTGGATGCTGACGGCGTAGCCGTGCGGGCGGGACATCACTGCGCCCAGCCCCTGCACCGTTACTTAGGCCAGAATGCCACCTGCCGGGCCAGCTTCTATCTTTACAACACCCGTGAGGATATCGACCGCTGGATTGAATCATTGAAGAAAGTAAGAGGTGTCCTTGGATATGGCGCTTGA
- a CDS encoding response regulator transcription factor, with translation MIKVFIADDQELIRESLKIVLDQNEDLEVTGVAENGQILMEMLAEEQPDVILMDVRMPELDGVEATREVKRLYPAVKIIILTTFDDDEYVFNALKYGASGYLLKGVSVPELTGAIRTVVSGGAMINPGIVTKVVRFFNQMAQGSSAVETNSVAEGLSRTERNVAHLVGHGLSNKEIAETLSLSEGTVRNSLSSTLSKLGLRDRTQLAIWAVQTGLAAAEVDVS, from the coding sequence ATGATCAAGGTATTTATTGCTGATGATCAGGAATTGATTCGCGAAAGTCTGAAAATCGTCTTGGATCAGAATGAGGATCTTGAAGTGACAGGGGTGGCCGAAAATGGTCAGATACTTATGGAGATGCTGGCAGAAGAGCAGCCGGATGTAATCCTGATGGATGTGCGCATGCCGGAGCTGGATGGGGTGGAGGCCACACGGGAAGTCAAGCGCCTTTATCCGGCGGTGAAGATCATCATCCTGACTACTTTCGATGATGATGAATATGTGTTCAATGCCCTGAAATATGGGGCCAGCGGTTATCTCCTGAAAGGTGTGTCGGTACCGGAGCTTACGGGAGCTATCCGCACCGTAGTATCGGGTGGCGCGATGATCAATCCCGGGATCGTGACCAAGGTGGTCAGGTTCTTCAATCAGATGGCGCAGGGCAGCAGCGCGGTGGAAACCAATAGCGTGGCCGAAGGACTCAGCCGTACTGAGCGCAATGTGGCCCATCTGGTGGGGCATGGGCTGTCCAATAAAGAGATTGCCGAGACGCTGAGCCTGTCGGAAGGGACGGTGCGTAACAGCCTGTCTAGCACCCTGTCCAAGCTGGGCCTGCGGGACCGCACGCAGCTGGCCATTTGGGCGGTGCAGACAGGTCTGGCAGCCGCTGAGGTGGATGTATCGTGA
- a CDS encoding sensor histidine kinase → MTEAYTPEKRRLEWLYGLLGLYNGLVVLLMAGFMSLTQEKIIKTMSAHAFLTTLPIVPMPAFRGFLASIGAYALMLFLGKLYRHGGLTGGQRHLVFAAEIGVCMLLMRSLNLAYDGVVLLAVADLMHRYQGENQSWLLLGAMVGLYFMANYNLAIFQRHVAPFDVYAAYYRPEVQSVLLAIQNGLISLNIVLFVLYLVLLVQNKHHEKERIASLNKQLEEANVRLRAYAIEAERTAETRERNRLAREIHDTLGHTLTGIVAGLDACLVLVDAAPAAVKKQMEKIRATAQHGIVDVRRSVKKLRPDDLEKMPLQQAVKKVIAEFGASSGVDIHLVELGWPEKLREDEEEVIYRIVQEGITNARRHGKATKVTVTCGLEPGRFYIIIADNGQGCKDLQQGFGLRHMEERLALLHGRLRYWSDKGFTLEATIPMGKNVMDNNGEAEG, encoded by the coding sequence ATGACAGAGGCCTATACGCCGGAGAAACGGCGGCTGGAATGGCTTTATGGCCTGCTGGGGCTCTATAATGGCCTGGTGGTTCTGCTGATGGCGGGCTTTATGAGCCTGACGCAGGAAAAGATCATCAAGACCATGTCGGCCCATGCCTTCCTAACCACCCTGCCCATTGTCCCCATGCCAGCTTTCAGAGGTTTTTTAGCGTCGATAGGGGCTTATGCCTTGATGTTGTTCCTGGGCAAGCTCTATCGTCATGGCGGGCTGACTGGTGGTCAGCGTCATCTGGTCTTTGCGGCGGAAATCGGCGTCTGCATGCTTTTGATGCGCAGCCTGAATCTTGCCTATGATGGCGTGGTGCTCCTGGCTGTGGCAGACCTTATGCATCGCTATCAGGGCGAGAATCAGAGCTGGCTGCTGCTGGGGGCAATGGTTGGTCTTTATTTTATGGCCAACTACAATCTGGCCATCTTCCAGCGCCATGTGGCGCCTTTTGATGTGTATGCTGCTTATTACCGTCCTGAGGTACAGTCTGTGCTGCTGGCTATACAGAATGGTCTGATATCCCTGAATATCGTGCTGTTTGTACTGTATCTAGTCCTTTTGGTGCAGAACAAGCATCATGAGAAGGAACGCATCGCCAGTCTGAACAAACAGCTGGAAGAGGCAAATGTGCGGCTGCGGGCCTATGCCATAGAGGCGGAACGCACGGCAGAAACCAGAGAGCGCAATCGTCTGGCCCGGGAAATACACGATACGTTAGGCCATACACTGACCGGTATAGTAGCCGGCCTTGATGCCTGCCTCGTGTTGGTGGATGCTGCGCCGGCTGCCGTGAAGAAACAGATGGAGAAGATCCGGGCGACAGCGCAGCATGGTATTGTGGATGTACGCCGCTCCGTGAAAAAACTGCGCCCCGATGATCTGGAGAAAATGCCGCTGCAGCAGGCGGTGAAAAAGGTTATTGCGGAGTTCGGTGCTTCTTCCGGGGTGGATATCCATCTGGTGGAACTGGGCTGGCCGGAGAAACTACGGGAGGATGAGGAAGAAGTCATCTACCGTATTGTGCAGGAAGGCATCACCAATGCCCGCCGCCATGGCAAGGCCACCAAGGTTACTGTCACCTGTGGTCTCGAACCGGGGCGGTTCTACATCATCATTGCCGATAACGGGCAAGGGTGCAAGGATCTGCAGCAGGGGTTTGGCCTGCGTCATATGGAGGAGCGTCTGGCCTTGCTGCATGGGCGGCTGCGTTATTGGAGTGATAAGGGCTTTACGCTGGAAGCTACGATACCAATGGGGAAGAATGTAATGGATAATAATGGGGAGGCAGAAGGATGA
- a CDS encoding SufB/SufD family protein: MINEEIFSAIPMRTWRWLNVNEVKVPAGITEDVKTEKILVESGESKRIVLDRREAGALEMQVHIADGGELNLIYSQLVSEEELATSRIKVYVGKGAKFHYTTVEAGSKHTAAELTVDMAGNDSVADVWGLYFGDGERKIDLNYIIRQGGKRTDANMQVRGALLGGAEKTFRGTLDFLEGSKGSVGREDEEVMVLSDHVHNRSVPIMLSHEDDVDGHHAVSIGKMDEDKLFYLMSRGLDLAEAQKLVVEANFQPVLDRIDDEGLKAEIDAYLQRRLSHG; the protein is encoded by the coding sequence ATGATAAATGAAGAAATTTTTTCTGCCATTCCCATGCGTACCTGGCGATGGCTGAATGTCAATGAAGTCAAAGTGCCCGCAGGTATCACCGAGGACGTTAAAACGGAAAAGATCCTGGTGGAGTCCGGGGAAAGCAAGCGCATCGTGCTGGACCGCCGGGAAGCCGGGGCCTTGGAGATGCAGGTTCATATCGCCGATGGTGGGGAATTGAATCTGATCTATTCCCAGCTGGTTAGTGAGGAGGAGTTAGCTACGAGCCGCATTAAGGTCTATGTGGGCAAGGGGGCAAAGTTCCATTACACTACGGTGGAAGCCGGCAGCAAGCATACGGCAGCGGAGCTTACCGTGGATATGGCTGGCAATGACAGCGTAGCCGATGTCTGGGGTCTGTACTTTGGCGATGGCGAACGCAAGATTGATTTGAACTATATCATCCGTCAGGGGGGCAAGCGCACCGATGCCAATATGCAGGTGCGGGGCGCGCTTCTGGGCGGTGCAGAGAAGACCTTCCGGGGAACCTTGGATTTCCTCGAAGGCTCCAAGGGCTCTGTGGGCCGGGAGGACGAGGAAGTAATGGTCTTGTCCGACCATGTCCATAACCGCAGCGTGCCCATCATGTTGTCCCATGAGGATGATGTGGATGGCCATCACGCCGTGAGCATCGGCAAGATGGATGAGGACAAGCTCTTCTACCTGATGAGCCGCGGTCTGGACTTGGCTGAAGCCCAGAAATTGGTGGTGGAGGCTAATTTCCAGCCTGTACTGGACCGCATTGATGATGAAGGATTGAAAGCAGAGATTGACGCTTATTTGCAGAGGAGGCTTTCCCATGGCTGA
- a CDS encoding sugar ABC transporter substrate-binding protein: MEQGERLFWGVMGALMLFLTGLIMWQIMQTDFSLRQAEHRRKFGAVYMTLNNPFYEIVDEEIRMEVEKRGDILLSRDPVLSVERQEEAVRELIDSGVEVIFINPVDWQRIGPALQLAREAHVRVIAIDTNVENEDFVDTTVVSNNYLAGQQCAQHLLAHASGGNIALLKHSETRSSVERIQGFLDTLKGNSAFRVVDQAECQGQLEQAMPAMQDMLRRHPDIDVVMALNDPAAMGAMAALQTVGRLDKVLVYGVDGVPETREMIRQGHMMASAGQSPRDIGRQAVEQAYKLLAGEQVSKIVQLPTRLLNKENINTDTGGWD, from the coding sequence ATGGAACAAGGGGAGCGGCTATTTTGGGGCGTGATGGGGGCCTTGATGCTTTTTTTGACAGGCCTTATTATGTGGCAGATCATGCAGACCGATTTTTCCCTGCGCCAGGCTGAGCATCGGCGCAAGTTTGGGGCTGTGTATATGACACTGAATAACCCCTTCTATGAGATCGTGGATGAGGAGATTCGCATGGAAGTGGAAAAACGGGGCGATATCCTGCTATCCCGGGATCCGGTGCTTTCGGTGGAACGTCAGGAAGAAGCGGTCAGGGAACTCATTGACAGTGGGGTGGAGGTCATCTTCATCAATCCTGTGGACTGGCAGCGCATCGGCCCGGCATTGCAGCTGGCCAGGGAGGCCCATGTGCGGGTGATTGCCATTGATACCAATGTCGAGAATGAGGATTTTGTCGACACCACGGTGGTCTCGAATAATTACCTGGCGGGGCAGCAATGTGCGCAGCATTTGCTGGCCCATGCATCGGGGGGCAATATCGCCCTGCTGAAGCATTCGGAAACGCGTTCTTCGGTAGAACGTATACAAGGCTTTTTGGATACGCTTAAAGGGAATTCGGCCTTCAGGGTGGTGGATCAGGCAGAGTGTCAGGGACAGCTGGAGCAGGCTATGCCAGCGATGCAGGACATGCTGAGACGGCATCCTGATATCGATGTGGTGATGGCCCTGAATGATCCGGCTGCCATGGGCGCGATGGCCGCCTTGCAGACTGTGGGCAGGTTGGATAAGGTACTGGTTTACGGTGTGGATGGCGTGCCGGAGACCAGGGAGATGATCCGCCAGGGGCATATGATGGCTTCGGCTGGACAGTCTCCCAGGGACATTGGCCGGCAGGCCGTGGAGCAGGCGTATAAATTGCTGGCCGGGGAGCAGGTGTCCAAGATTGTCCAGCTTCCAACCCGCTTGTTGAACAAGGAGAATATCAATACGGATACGGGAGGTTGGGACTGA